In Acidobacteriota bacterium, the genomic stretch GATTCCCTCACCCGCAGTAGGAGGCATACCCCATTCAAGAGCTTCCACAAAATCTTCATCTATTTCATGAACTTCTTCCTCGCCCTTTTCTTTTAATTTCGATTGCTGAATAAGTCTCATTCTCTGTTCAACTGGGTCATTCAACTCACTGAAAGCATTGGCAACTTCCATCCCGCCAATCACCAATTCAAACCTTTCTGTATATCTTGGATTATCCTCTAAGCTTTTTGCAAGAGGGGATAACTCTTTTGGAAAATCTATAACAAAAGTTGGTTCAACCAAACGCTTTTTTGCAAATTCATCAAATAAAGCATCAAGTGCTTTTCCATAGGTTTTTATTTTCGATGCCTTCTCTTTTGAACATATCATCTTTGCCTTTTCAGTTAGTTCATCCTCGGATTCAAGAATTTTTTTAGATATTCCTGTGAATCTCTCTATTAAATCAGAAAAAGGAATCCTCTTGAAAGGAAGCTTTATTTCTATTTTATTTCCATCGAATACAACCTCATGCTTTCCAAGAACTTTCTCAGCCAGTTCCACGATTAACTCTTCGGTTAACTTCATATAGGCAGTGTAATCTGAATAAGCCTCATAGAACTCCAGCATTGTAAATTCAGGATTATGCTCAAAGGAGACTCCTTCATTTCTGAAATTTCTGTTTATTTCATAAACCTTCTCATATCCTCCCACGATAAGTCTTTTCAAATAAAGCTCCGGAGCAATCCTTAAAAAAAGCTCCATGTCGAGGGCACTATGGTATGTTTTAAAAGGTCTTGCTATGGCTCCTCCTGGAATTGGATGCATCATCGGTGTCTCAACTTCTATATAACCTCTTCTATCAAAAAAATCTCTGATTACTTTAATAATCTGGCTTCTTATTTCAAAAACTTTTCTAACTTCAGGGTTGACTATCAAATCTAAATATCTTTTTCTGTACCTGAGTTCAACATCTTGAAGACCATGCCATTTCTCGGGTAAAGGATGCAATGATTTCGAAAGAAAAGTTAAAGAACTTAAAAGAACTGTCATCTCTCCAGTTCTTGTCCTGAACAGTTTTCCCTCAATTCCAACGATATCTCCTATATCAAGGAGATAAAATAATTCCCAGTATTCAGGAGATATCATATCCTTTCTTATATAACCCTGAAGTTTTTCTTCTCCATCTGATATATGAAAAAAAGAAGCTCCTCCCATTTTTCTAATGGCTATTATCCTCCCTGGAACTCTGAGATTTATCTCATTCTTTTCAAGGTCTTCTAAAGTAAGATTCCTGAATTCTCTTATAACATCTGAAACTGAATGAGTTTTTGAATAGTTCTTTGGAAATATATTTATTCCTTTTTCTTTCAATTTTGCCAGTTTTTCTTCTCTTTTCAACTCCTGGTCAATTTTTGCCATCAGGTCTTTCTCCTAATTTCTCTTTTTCATCAATTTTTTTATTCACAGCATCAAGAATACCATTTATAAATTTAGCTGCGTCATCAGAGCTATATTTTTTTGCAATCTCAATTGCCTCATTCATAACTGCTGGTTTTGGCACATCTCTGTGCTTTAAAAATTCGTATATAGACATACGTATTATATTTCTATCAACCACAGCCATTCTTTTTAACTTCCAGTGTTCTGATACTTCAGCTATCAGGCCATCTACTATCTCAAGATTTGCAATTGTTCCTTTAACCAGATCTTCGCTGAATTCCCTCGTAGAAATGGAAGTCCTGTGGTCTTTCCAGTAATCCTCTAAAATTTCCTCAACTTTTCCATCCGCAAGGTCTATTTGAAATAGAATCTGTAATGCAATTTCTCTCGCCTTTCTCCTTTCTCCCATCAACTTTTTATCAGCTTATTAAGATTCGCAAGTTCAACAGCCGTCATTGCAGCATCCCATCCTTTATTTCCCATTTTTGTTCCTGCTCTCTCAATTGCCTGTTCAATCGTTTCTGTTGTTAATATACCAAAACTGATGGGAATTCCTTCTTCAAGGGAAATCTGGGACAAGCCCTTTGTAATTTCTGCGCTGAGGAAGTCAAAATGGGGAGTATCGCCTCTTATTAGAGCTCCGAGACAAATGATTGCGTCATATTTCTTCAATTTTGCCAATTTTTTTGTTAGGAAAGGAATTTCAAACGAACCTGGAACTTTAAATATTGAAATTGCACCCTCATCTGCGCCAAGCTTATGCAGGGCATCAAGAGCACCGTCAAGAAGCTTATTTGATACAAATTCATTAAATCTTGAGATAACTATAGCAAGATTCAAACCCTTTGCATCTAACTTTCCCTCAAAGATTTTTGTCATTTTATTCTCCTTTAAACACTGGAATTCTCTT encodes the following:
- the lysS gene encoding lysine--tRNA ligase; the protein is MAKIDQELKREEKLAKLKEKGINIFPKNYSKTHSVSDVIREFRNLTLEDLEKNEINLRVPGRIIAIRKMGGASFFHISDGEEKLQGYIRKDMISPEYWELFYLLDIGDIVGIEGKLFRTRTGEMTVLLSSLTFLSKSLHPLPEKWHGLQDVELRYRKRYLDLIVNPEVRKVFEIRSQIIKVIRDFFDRRGYIEVETPMMHPIPGGAIARPFKTYHSALDMELFLRIAPELYLKRLIVGGYEKVYEINRNFRNEGVSFEHNPEFTMLEFYEAYSDYTAYMKLTEELIVELAEKVLGKHEVVFDGNKIEIKLPFKRIPFSDLIERFTGISKKILESEDELTEKAKMICSKEKASKIKTYGKALDALFDEFAKKRLVEPTFVIDFPKELSPLAKSLEDNPRYTERFELVIGGMEVANAFSELNDPVEQRMRLIQQSKLKEKGEEEVHEIDEDFVEALEWGMPPTAGEGIGIDRLVMLFTDRTNIKEVILFPLLRPK
- the nusB gene encoding transcription antitermination factor NusB, whose product is MGERRKAREIALQILFQIDLADGKVEEILEDYWKDHRTSISTREFSEDLVKGTIANLEIVDGLIAEVSEHWKLKRMAVVDRNIIRMSIYEFLKHRDVPKPAVMNEAIEIAKKYSSDDAAKFINGILDAVNKKIDEKEKLGERPDGKN
- the ribE gene encoding 6,7-dimethyl-8-ribityllumazine synthase; this translates as MTKIFEGKLDAKGLNLAIVISRFNEFVSNKLLDGALDALHKLGADEGAISIFKVPGSFEIPFLTKKLAKLKKYDAIICLGALIRGDTPHFDFLSAEITKGLSQISLEEGIPISFGILTTETIEQAIERAGTKMGNKGWDAAMTAVELANLNKLIKS